The nucleotide sequence CACCATTTTATGCAGGGTTACACCTGTTTCCACTTCACCATTCAAAATCGCCCAGTTAATCGGGGCACGACCACGGTATTTTGGCAACAGTGAACCGTGCAGATTGAATGCACCTGTACTCGCCAGCGATAAAATATCTTCACTCAACATATCTCGGTAATAAAAAGAGAAAATCACATCAGGTTTCAGTTCCCGGATACGTTCAATCCAAAGAGGATGATTAACATTTTCTGGCGCAAAAACCGGCAGCGCCAAATCTGCACTTAAACGGGCAACAGAAGAGAAAAAATGGTTTTCATTAGGATCATCTGTATGGGTAAATACCGCCTGAATATCAAAACCAGCTTTGGTTAAAGCATTGATCCCGACACAGCCGATATCATGATAGGCAAATACAATTGCTTTCATTTAGTACTCTTCCTGGTTGTCGTTGGTCTTGTTATCTCCGACCACTTTTTGAATAAAATAACGTGGGCGTGCACGAACATCGTTATAGATACGGCCTATGTATTCACCTAATAAGCCCATCGCGACGAACTGCGCGCCAATAAATATGAAAAGGAGAGCAAACAGGGTAAATACCCCTTCTGCTGCCCATATGGCACCGAAAATCAGACGTAAAACCATCAATAATACAGCCAGCAAAAAACCAGAAACTGCAATCACGCTTCCTACCACACTCAGTAAACGCAAAGGTGCTGTTGTCAGGCAGGTTAGCAAGTCATACATCAGATTAATCAGCTTCATGAAGCTATATTTGGAATCACCAAATTCACGCTCTGCATGAGCGACATCAATCTCAATGGTTTTACGGGCAAAAGTGTTTGCCAGAATAGGAATAAAGGTGCTGCGCTCATGGCACTGCAACATGGCTTCAACAATATGGCGACGATAGGCACGGAGCATACAGCCATAATCGCCCATAGAACGGCCTGTTGCCTTAGTAATCATCGCATTGATGATTTTTGAAGCTGTTTTACGGAACAGAGAATCCTGCCGATTAGCTCGGCGAGTACCCACAACGTCATAACCTTGTTCAGCTGTTTTCACAAGACGGGGGATCTCTTCTGGCGGATTCTGTAAATCAGCATCAAGCGTAATAATTAAATCACCATTGACCTGATTAAACCCCGCCATAATCGCTGAATGCTGACCATAATTACGATTAAGTAAAATTGCGATAATATGATTTTCAGGTTGTTCCGCGGCCTGAATCAGAATTTCCGCAGATTTATCACTACTACCATCATCGACAAGAATAAGCTCATATTCCTGAGTCAATTGTTTACAGGCTGCTAAGGTTCTTTCCAATAAAAGAGGCAAACTTTCTTCTTCGTTATAAATTGGAATAACAACAGAAACTTTTTTAATTTGTTCAAATGACACTTATCTGTGCTCCGAAATAATTTCTTGTAAAGCATCAGTGACACGATCTACATCATCATCACTCATATCAGGAAAGAGTGGCAATGAACAGAGTGTTACTGAATTCCATTCTGATTCAGGTAATGACAACTGCGGATACCGATCTCGATAATATTTTTGTGTATGTGCAGCTCTGAAATGCAAACCTGTGCCAATATTCTTGTTTTTCAAACGTTCCATTAATGTGTCGCGATCAATGCCACAAACATCCTTATTAACCCGCACCATAAATAGATGATGTGCATGAATATGCTCATAATCGGGCACACTTAACATCTGCAAAGGAGAATCTTTTAATGCCGTTGAATAACGGGCGACAATTTGCCGACGGCGAATATTCATTGATTCCAATTTACTTAATTGCACAACAGCAATCGCAGCGTGAATATCAGATAAATTATATTTGTAACCCGGTTCTACAACTTCCGCCTGTGGTCTCCTGCCTTGAATCTGACGATCAAAAGCATCAATACCCAATCCATGAAACTTTAGACATCGAATTCGTTCAACAAGTTCATTGTTATCAGTAGCAATTAACCCCCCTTCTGCACAAGTGGCATTTTTTATGGCATGAAAAGAGAAAATCGCTGTGCCATGCTCACCAATCCATTCATTCTTATAACGGGTTCCTAATGCATGAGCGGCGTCTTCAATCAAGGGAATACCCGCCTCCTGAGCAATTCCACGCAATATATCTAAATCACAAGGCGCACCGGCATAGTGAACCGGAATAATCGCTTTGGTTCTGGAAGTAATCGCTTTTTTCACTGTCTGCGCGTCGACCATTAAAGTATGACGATCAACATCAATCATGATTGGTTCAGCACCAAGCAAACAGATCATATTTATTGTGGAAACCCAAGTTTGAGACGGTGTAATCACTTCGTCACCAGGGCCAATTCCCAGTGCCATTAGTGTCAGATGCATACCCGCCGTTGCCGAGGCTAAAGCAACCGCATGTTTGCAACCAAACATGCGGCAAAAGTCCTGTTCCAATTGATGATTTTGCGGGCCTGTTGTAATCCACCCCGAACGAAGAACCTTCTCTACTGCCTGAATTTCTTCATCACCGATTGCAGGACGAGAAAATGGAAGAAAGCTATCCATAAAACACAGTCCAATTCATTCATAATATAACGATATATTAGATGACTATATTTGAACGAATCGTAAACACAGGTATGATTTAGCAAATTAAGTGGAAATTACTATCGATCCACGATACGTACAGATTCACGGCAGGCACATACATAAGCCTGGACTGTAATTATGGTAAGAAAACCCGCCAATATTTATCTGTCTTTTCTGGCACGCATTTGATATCAGCGGCAAAAACTCTGGAGAGCGTATTTTCTTTCATTACCTCATCCGGCTTTCCATTCGCAACCAGTGATCCATCAGCAAGCAACCAGATCCGATCAGCTTTATCATAGCTATGATTGAGATCATGACCACTCATGACTACGGTTCCACCAAGTTCACAGAATTTCTTTATCAACAGATCAAGTGCCGCGACCTGAGTGATATCAAGATTATTCGTAGGCTCATCCAAGAGCAATAATTTGCCTTCCAAATTGATTGATGGCCAGACTTGTAAAAAAACTCCGGTTAATCGCACCCTTTGCCATTCACCACCAGATAGATTGCCTACAGGTGTCTCTAGAAACTTTCCCAACTTAAAAAAGGAACAGAGTTCTGACAACACACCGTCACAATTAACAAGATGAGCTGCTAAATGCAGTTGCAAATATTGAAAAACCGGCATTATTGGCACAGAAGAAATTTGCTGGCTAAGCCATGCTCTGTAGCGTGCTAATTGGCAGTGACTATATTGACTAAGGCACTTTTGTTGCAAATCGATTGCACCACTATAGGGTAAAATACCGGCCATACAGGCTAATAGTGTACTTTTTCCTGAACCATTCGGCCCAATGATATGTATCTGTTCACCTTGTTGTACCAACGCTGTCAGCGGCATTAATCGGTTTCGTACTGATACCTGATTGAGAGCCATCAACTGATTAGTCACTTGCACATTATTCACTTTTTAACTCCAGTCTCTAACCCTCAATAATAACCAAATGAAGACTGGCGCACCCAATGTTGCAGTTACAACACCAATCGGTACTTCTGCATTATTCAAGCTAAGACGAGATAGCAGATCAGCCAGCAATAATCCATAACCGCCGGATAGAACACAGGCAGGCAGTAGAGTTTTATAATCTGTTAGGCCGCATAAACGCAAAATATGTGGAATAACCAAACCAATAAAGCTAATTGTTCCAGCAAGTGCAACACTTAACCCTACCAACAACCCAACAGCAAAGACAAATAAATTACGCCAATAATAAAGTGAGATACCTAGCTGTTGGGCCTGTGTTTCTCCCAGTGAAAGAAAATTAAGTACTTTTCCTTGTCTGCTCAACCAAATAATCAAAGGAAACAAAGCGACTACCAACCATTGATGCCGCCAGTCTATTCCACTAAAACTCCCCATCATCCAATACATTAGCTGACGCAAGTCCAAGCTAGTACTAAAATAAACCATCCAGGTCATTAAAGCACCAGAGGCAACACCAAAAGCAACCCCCACCAATAACAAACGGGCGTTATTCAGATAACGATTTCTTGAAAAGGTCAGCAATATCATTGTGACGGTCAGCGCACCGAGCACAGCGCCAATACTTAATAACCAGAACGGCGCAATGCCATGAAACATCAACACCAAAAACACCACCACCACGCCAGCACCATTACTGACCCCCAATAGCCCAGGTTCCGCCAACGGATTTTCAAACAGTGCCTGCATTACTGCACCCGCCACAGTCAGGCTCGCACCTACAGCAACGACAGCTAATACACGAGGAAAACGTAACTGCCACACAAACAATTGACCTGTTTCAGAAAACCATTTATTAGGCCAGATCCAATTTTCCCCAGCACAAAGCGAGAGAAAAAAAACGAGTAAAAATAAACACGTGAGAATTGCCAGAAAACGATAATCATGTCTTTTCTGACGAGTCACTAATTCAGCGATGGAATGAGTGGATTGCATGGTAAATCAAGCTCATGAGGGAGGATCATTTAAGAAAAAGGCCGCTATTGATGCGGCCTTTTTGATTATTCTTTAGGTGTGGCTTTCTCAACCCTGCTTTTTAACTTCTGACCAGGACGGAATGTCACTACTCGGCGAGCTGTAATCGGAATGTCCTCACCAGTCTTAGGGTTACGTCCCGGACGTTGGTTTTTATCCCGTAAATCAAAGTTGCCAAATCCAGACAATTTTACCTGCTCACCATTCTCCAAAGAACGACGCACTTCTTCAAAGAATAATTCAACCAGATCTTTAGCATCACGCT is from Photorhabdus laumondii subsp. laumondii and encodes:
- the arnC gene encoding undecaprenyl-phosphate 4-deoxy-4-formamido-L-arabinose transferase encodes the protein MSFEQIKKVSVVIPIYNEEESLPLLLERTLAACKQLTQEYELILVDDGSSDKSAEILIQAAEQPENHIIAILLNRNYGQHSAIMAGFNQVNGDLIITLDADLQNPPEEIPRLVKTAEQGYDVVGTRRANRQDSLFRKTASKIINAMITKATGRSMGDYGCMLRAYRRHIVEAMLQCHERSTFIPILANTFARKTIEIDVAHAEREFGDSKYSFMKLINLMYDLLTCLTTAPLRLLSVVGSVIAVSGFLLAVLLMVLRLIFGAIWAAEGVFTLFALLFIFIGAQFVAMGLLGEYIGRIYNDVRARPRYFIQKVVGDNKTNDNQEEY
- the ihfA gene encoding integration host factor subunit alpha — its product is MALTKAEMSENLFEKLGISKRDAKDLVELFFEEVRRSLENGEQVKLSGFGNFDLRDKNQRPGRNPKTGEDIPITARRVVTFRPGQKLKSRVEKATPKE
- the arnB gene encoding UDP-4-amino-4-deoxy-L-arabinose aminotransferase; the protein is MDSFLPFSRPAIGDEEIQAVEKVLRSGWITTGPQNHQLEQDFCRMFGCKHAVALASATAGMHLTLMALGIGPGDEVITPSQTWVSTINMICLLGAEPIMIDVDRHTLMVDAQTVKKAITSRTKAIIPVHYAGAPCDLDILRGIAQEAGIPLIEDAAHALGTRYKNEWIGEHGTAIFSFHAIKNATCAEGGLIATDNNELVERIRCLKFHGLGIDAFDRQIQGRRPQAEVVEPGYKYNLSDIHAAIAVVQLSKLESMNIRRRQIVARYSTALKDSPLQMLSVPDYEHIHAHHLFMVRVNKDVCGIDRDTLMERLKNKNIGTGLHFRAAHTQKYYRDRYPQLSLPESEWNSVTLCSLPLFPDMSDDDVDRVTDALQEIISEHR
- the btuD gene encoding vitamin B12 ABC transporter ATP-binding protein BtuD, whose amino-acid sequence is MALNQVSVRNRLMPLTALVQQGEQIHIIGPNGSGKSTLLACMAGILPYSGAIDLQQKCLSQYSHCQLARYRAWLSQQISSVPIMPVFQYLQLHLAAHLVNCDGVLSELCSFFKLGKFLETPVGNLSGGEWQRVRLTGVFLQVWPSINLEGKLLLLDEPTNNLDITQVAALDLLIKKFCELGGTVVMSGHDLNHSYDKADRIWLLADGSLVANGKPDEVMKENTLSRVFAADIKCVPEKTDKYWRVFLP
- the btuC gene encoding vitamin B12 ABC transporter permease BtuC, yielding MQSTHSIAELVTRQKRHDYRFLAILTCLFLLVFFLSLCAGENWIWPNKWFSETGQLFVWQLRFPRVLAVVAVGASLTVAGAVMQALFENPLAEPGLLGVSNGAGVVVVFLVLMFHGIAPFWLLSIGAVLGALTVTMILLTFSRNRYLNNARLLLVGVAFGVASGALMTWMVYFSTSLDLRQLMYWMMGSFSGIDWRHQWLVVALFPLIIWLSRQGKVLNFLSLGETQAQQLGISLYYWRNLFVFAVGLLVGLSVALAGTISFIGLVIPHILRLCGLTDYKTLLPACVLSGGYGLLLADLLSRLSLNNAEVPIGVVTATLGAPVFIWLLLRVRDWS